One Clavibacter zhangzhiyongii genomic region harbors:
- a CDS encoding nitroreductase family protein has protein sequence MTLTESTTTPASTERTADTSVPIVRELDARWSPRSFDRDATVSDQQLDALLEAARWAPSGSNQQPRRFIVARRGTHAFDTIVDALVGFNAAWAVHASALIVAIAETSTVEGEKRPYAAYDLGQAVAHLSVQAQAEGLHTHQMAGVEFDKLSAAFDLPENLQPLTVTAVGTVAPADALEGPLAERETLPRTRLPLSELVLVRE, from the coding sequence ATGACCCTCACCGAGAGCACCACCACCCCCGCCTCCACCGAGCGCACCGCCGACACGTCCGTGCCGATCGTGCGCGAGCTCGACGCCCGCTGGAGCCCCCGCTCCTTCGACCGGGACGCCACCGTCTCCGACCAGCAGCTCGACGCGCTCCTCGAGGCCGCCCGCTGGGCGCCGTCCGGCAGCAACCAGCAGCCGCGCCGCTTCATCGTCGCCCGCCGCGGCACGCACGCCTTCGACACCATCGTCGACGCGCTCGTCGGCTTCAACGCCGCGTGGGCCGTGCACGCCTCCGCGCTGATCGTCGCCATCGCCGAGACCTCCACGGTCGAGGGCGAGAAGCGCCCCTACGCCGCGTACGACCTCGGCCAGGCCGTCGCCCACCTCTCCGTGCAGGCGCAGGCCGAGGGCCTCCACACGCACCAGATGGCCGGCGTCGAGTTCGACAAGCTGTCCGCCGCGTTCGACCTGCCCGAGAACCTCCAGCCGCTCACCGTCACGGCCGTCGGCACGGTCGCGCCCGCCGACGCGCTCGAGGGCCCGCTCGCCGAGCGCGAGACCCTGCCGCGCACGCGCCTGCCGCTCTCCGAGCTGGTGCTCGTCCGCGAGTAG
- a CDS encoding serine hydrolase domain-containing protein yields the protein MTEILDYVRTWLDLRVWQTRVPGAQVAIARHGEVVLSEAYGVADPTTEAPLTPAHLFRVASHSKSFTATAILQLAERGALRLDDRLALHVPELAGSELADVTVAALLEHGAGVLRDGPDGDHWQHAGPFPDRRHLLAMATAPGVAKVAPDTAFNYSNVGYALLGLVVEAASGLSFADYLADRIIAPLGLRDTAAEYLPERAGEYAAASTSLRTSRERSVLPHVDTQAMAAATGVTSTAAELVAFFSALVLPGDERLLTDASKRIQQRPRFATGQDPAGPRRYGYGLIVERVGSGAHEATVLGHSGGYPGHITRTAVNPVSGWAVSVLTNAIDGPAAALSTGVLELLLADSAATDAERAAVDAPFTGRFANMWGVQDFQVVGDRFLRIDPTAEHPLDAVDVLAATGDSSARIVEGEGFGSVGEEVTAERAADGSVDRIRAGGGMTLEPETRSFVPRSRG from the coding sequence ATGACCGAGATCCTCGACTACGTCCGCACCTGGCTCGACCTCCGGGTCTGGCAGACCCGCGTTCCCGGCGCGCAGGTCGCGATCGCCCGGCACGGCGAGGTCGTGCTGTCGGAGGCGTACGGCGTCGCGGATCCCACCACCGAGGCGCCGCTCACCCCCGCGCACCTGTTCCGGGTGGCGTCCCACTCCAAGTCCTTCACGGCCACCGCGATCCTCCAGCTCGCCGAGCGCGGCGCCCTCCGCCTCGACGACCGGCTCGCGCTGCACGTGCCGGAGCTGGCCGGATCCGAGCTGGCCGACGTCACGGTCGCCGCCCTCCTCGAGCACGGCGCGGGCGTGCTCCGCGACGGGCCCGACGGCGACCACTGGCAGCACGCCGGCCCGTTCCCCGACCGCCGCCACCTGCTCGCGATGGCGACCGCGCCCGGCGTCGCCAAGGTCGCGCCCGACACCGCGTTCAACTACTCGAACGTCGGCTACGCGCTGCTCGGGCTCGTCGTCGAGGCGGCGTCCGGCCTGTCCTTCGCCGACTACCTGGCCGACCGGATCATCGCCCCGCTCGGGCTCCGCGACACCGCCGCCGAGTACCTGCCGGAGCGCGCGGGCGAGTACGCGGCGGCCTCCACCTCGCTCCGCACCTCGCGCGAGCGCAGCGTCCTCCCGCACGTCGACACGCAGGCGATGGCCGCGGCGACCGGCGTCACGAGCACCGCGGCCGAGCTGGTCGCGTTCTTCTCCGCGCTCGTGCTGCCCGGCGACGAGCGGCTCCTGACCGACGCGTCGAAGCGGATCCAGCAGCGTCCGCGTTTCGCCACCGGCCAGGACCCGGCCGGTCCCCGCCGCTACGGCTACGGCCTCATCGTCGAGCGCGTCGGATCCGGCGCGCACGAGGCCACCGTGCTCGGCCACTCGGGCGGGTACCCCGGCCACATCACGCGCACGGCGGTGAATCCGGTGAGCGGCTGGGCGGTCAGCGTCCTCACGAACGCGATCGACGGCCCCGCGGCTGCGCTCAGCACGGGCGTGCTCGAGCTGCTGCTGGCCGACTCCGCCGCCACCGACGCGGAGCGCGCCGCCGTCGACGCGCCCTTCACGGGCCGCTTCGCGAACATGTGGGGCGTGCAGGACTTCCAGGTGGTCGGCGACCGCTTCCTCCGCATCGACCCGACGGCCGAGCACCCCCTCGACGCCGTCGACGTGCTCGCAGCGACGGGCGACTCGTCGGCGCGCATCGTGGAGGGCGAGGGCTTCGGATCCGTCGGCGAGGAGGTCACGGCCGAGCGCGCCGCCGACGGCTCGGTCGACCGCATCCGCGCGGGCGGCGGCATGACGCTCGAGCCCGAGACCCGCAGCTTCGTCCCGCGGTCGCGCGGCTGA
- a CDS encoding cytochrome c oxidase subunit 4: protein MRANVRLMFVLASFFVVAAVAYVVWNIAYEAQGLNTDPNSGEGASTVEWVGTTALFLSAAFAALIGFFLQRVHRAQSGELPQDVESANVDDGDPELGFFSPHSWWPITLAGGGALVFLGLAVGIWIALFGAILLVIALVGWTYEYYRGWHAR, encoded by the coding sequence ATGCGCGCCAACGTCCGACTGATGTTCGTCCTGGCCTCGTTCTTCGTGGTCGCCGCCGTCGCCTACGTCGTGTGGAACATCGCCTACGAGGCGCAGGGCCTGAACACCGACCCGAACAGCGGCGAGGGCGCGTCGACGGTGGAGTGGGTCGGCACGACCGCGCTGTTCCTGTCCGCGGCCTTCGCGGCCCTCATCGGGTTCTTCCTGCAGCGCGTCCACCGGGCGCAGTCGGGCGAGCTGCCCCAGGACGTCGAGAGCGCGAACGTCGACGACGGCGACCCCGAGCTCGGCTTCTTCTCCCCGCACAGCTGGTGGCCCATCACCCTGGCGGGCGGCGGCGCGCTCGTGTTCCTCGGGCTCGCGGTGGGGATCTGGATCGCCCTGTTCGGCGCGATCCTGCTCGTCATCGCGCTCGTCGGCTGGACCTACGAGTACTACCGCGGCTGGCACGCCCGCTGA
- a CDS encoding RloB family protein, producing MSSSRVNRKHRARQERKRILVVSEGVVTEAQYIQGLAQYLRTSGVSIRTPLLKGIGRDPYSVLQATVKLRESDAEGFDETFALVDVDDHETLDKCLESSGAASVGVIVSNPCFEIWLLWHYRDHNRNDSTSAVQAALKHEGHEQKAIPTKFPYEKYVDAVERADKRNRKMVTSHAGQNPGSSMPRLIEAMILNAQG from the coding sequence ATGAGCAGCAGTCGTGTCAACCGAAAGCACCGAGCCCGACAAGAGCGGAAACGAATTCTTGTAGTCTCGGAAGGGGTGGTTACCGAAGCTCAGTATATACAGGGGCTGGCGCAATATCTGCGGACGAGTGGAGTCAGCATCCGTACGCCACTATTAAAAGGCATAGGAAGAGATCCGTATAGCGTACTGCAGGCCACGGTCAAACTCAGGGAATCTGACGCCGAAGGCTTCGACGAGACCTTTGCTCTCGTGGACGTGGATGATCATGAGACCTTAGACAAATGCCTTGAAAGTTCAGGGGCGGCCAGCGTGGGCGTCATTGTCTCCAATCCCTGCTTTGAAATATGGCTCTTGTGGCACTACCGTGATCACAATCGCAATGACTCGACAAGTGCGGTGCAGGCAGCTTTAAAACATGAAGGCCACGAGCAAAAAGCAATTCCAACAAAGTTTCCATATGAGAAGTACGTAGATGCCGTTGAGCGGGCCGACAAGCGCAATCGCAAAATGGTTACCAGCCATGCTGGTCAAAATCCCGGCAGCTCGATGCCGCGCCTGATCGAGGCAATGATTTTAAACGCGCAGGGCTAG